The genomic interval cttggcaccTAAAATATCTTactatgcctatttagaccttaaaatactATAAAACCTTCTTCTGGAAGCTTTTTGGAGAAAATAACGAAACTACCTCTGATCCGTGTTATTACGTCTATGCgtagttatgagcctataggtgttgaggtctcacaacaTCATATACCTTTTATCGTTGTAACTTCGTCCTCACCCGTTGTTTTAGACCCTCGAGAAAATAGAACAATCTATCTTTTTTCAGTTATATTTCGGATATCTAACATAAAGTAGAAAAGTTCCTTACGAACTCCTGCACTGATCTTGTTTATGACAACTCTCGCAACTTCCGTTGCGCTATATACTCAACATTCTTATGAAAAAACTGGTTCTTCAATTCTTGCTTTAGATTCTCCCAAATATTGCTGCGACACTCAccattaatgatttttttttaacggCACTATAACTTCGCTTCCCTAGAAAGATATATTGAAGCCATCGCAACTTTGTCCTCCTCCGATTCCATGCGCATAACTCGAAAATATTGCTCCATATCAAAAAGGAAGTTCTTTAACTCCTTAGCATCTCTGAACCTTTCGTATCACTTGGGTTCTGACACTTTGGCTCATTTACCTCGATCTTCTGAATTTGCACTAGCATTACCTGCAATAATAACTAAAGGATTTACCTGAGCTTTCAATTCTCCAATCTCGCCTTGGAGAGTGCTCAACGCATCCCTGACCTCATCACTCAGGGTATTAATAATCTCAAACAGTTTCTACTAGATTGTCTCAATTTGTCTATTCGCTCACAAGGAACCATTTGAGCTTTTACTGCCCCCACCGCGGCCTCTGGTTCATCAATCCTCCAATGATCCTTTGGTGCACTCTGCGCGGTCACCATTTTTACTCTTTAGATCAACACATCTCCCCCGTGCTTTGATACTAACTGTCACAAGCTACGTTCCTTCACCTAAGTACTTGAATGGACACTTCCACTCAAGCCAGTCGATACTTGGCTATGTCTCATCAAACATCAATAATAGCAACAAATCGGACTAAGAGAATGCGCATCAAAATTATAGGGCATGCCGAATGCCATATATGCAACCATTAAGtcataaaatggaaaaatattttattaatatgaaaataattacaaaGGGACCAAGACAAGCCATTTTCGGGTCATAAGGGAAACCTTAGATGATTTGCTACAAATATACCTTTACTAGTGAAGCAGCCCAACAATCCGTCGACTGCTCACCACTTATAAAGAGTTCACGAGATTTTATACGTATTCTACCAATAGCCATTACAACGCTTAAAATGAAGACATTCTTTTCCTAAAAGGTCATTTCCCTTAAAGACTTAACTAGTATTTCTAGATATGCTACCATGAGCTATTACAATGTTTGAAAGATGAACATTTCCCTTACAAGTACAAAAGATTCAATCTTTTAGACAACTCTATCATAGTCCGATACAAGATTAGCTCATGACACCCAACACAGAACAAAAATTTGTTTACGACTCTGGGATTGGGACTGACCAACCATGAAGCATGGTCCATGGCACGGTACCTAGTAAAAGTAAGCAATATTAGTATGTAAATCCTAAGGCAGAGTGAACGAGGATGAAATTGTGGTCATCAGGAATTATTAAATGATACGAGGGCATGTGATGGATTTAAACACAAGGGGCTGGGAAAGAGGTCAAAGAGCTCAAAATAGAAGCCACAGCCTGGCTGCTTGCGACGACTTTTCAGTTCTGCATATATTGGCAAATGCGAAGGCAAGGCAAGGCAAGGCATGCTTCGTGCTCTTCTTGCCACGGTCTCCGTCCATCAATtatcaaaacccaaaaccGACCCACCAATTATAAATACGCTTCCCAACTTTTTCTCTCCTTCATCCATAGTCTTCAATCCTACCATAATTTCTCTTTATATCTCCTTTCTTAAGTCTTTCCTGACTGCCTCTTTTCATTCTCTTTCATTCAAACAACAGCAACATCCACTGTTTCGAAGAGGCAACCCATGGAGGCTTTCGTTGCGCTGTTTCTTACAACTTTTGCCTTGGTGTTGGGTGCCGCTGTTGCTGACCCCGACTTGCTTCAGGATATATGTGTTGCCGATCTCTCCTCTGGTACTGCACTAATGCTCCTCTATCTTTTCTTCTTGCCACTTGCCGTAATGATTAGCTTTTTATTACTGCTACTATCATTTCTACCTTTAAAATGTCAGCCAATTAAGTTTCAGCTATTCAAAGGAGAGTGGCTCagccagaaaaaaaaaataaattacaaagGCCTTGGAAAACGTTGCATGCTACCGCTAATTGCTATACTGTTTTTGGTAGCTGTTATTCAGTTTTCACTAGAtccacctttttcttttgttttgtttttttgataaaaactAACCCACTTCTCCAGCTGCACAATTGAAATGACGTATGTTGCTTCGATTGACAGCTTAATTGACCTCTTCACGAGCGGATTCTATTTGATCTCTGCTAGTCGCTAAGCCTCATGATGGTTCATCATGACCTCTTTTTCTACCAGAATCAAATTAACATGAAATCTTTGAAGAATTTTGCTTCAATATTTGGATGAttccaacaaaaatatatgGGCTTGCAGTTACAGTATTAGTTATGTACTAGCTCGCTGATGCTTATTGTTATGTGCTTGTAAATACATATATGTGCCGACATAAACAGGAGTGAAAGTGAATGGATTCCCCTGCAAGAACCCCTCAAGCGTAGGAGCAGATGACTTCTTCTTTGCCGGTCTGGCCAAACCAGGCTTCACCAACAACACCATGGGGTCACTTGTCACAGGGGCCAATGTGGAAAAGATCCCAGGTCTCAATACCCTCGGTGTCTCCCTCTCTCGCATTGACTACGCCCCCGGTGGGCTCAACCCTCCCCACACCCACCCACGAGCAACCGAGGTAGTGTTCGTGCTGGAAGGGGAGCTGGAGGTTGGCTTCATAACCACATCCAACGTATTGATATCAAAGTCGATCAGGAAGGGTGAAATATTTGTGTTCCCTAAAGGATTGGTGCATTTCCAGAAGAACATTGGGATGATGCCTGCTTCTGTTATAGCTGCCTTCAATAGCCAGTTGCCCGGAACACAGTCCCTTGCTGCCACCCTATTTGCAGCCACGCCAACAGTGCCTGATGATATATTGAGCAAGGCATTCCAGATTGGTACAAAACAGGTTCAGAAAATTAAGTCCAGGTTAGCACCCAAAAAGTAGACTAAATTAAGCTTTGCTGTTGCTGCTGCTGTTGTTTAATAGTTGGAGAAGGAGAATTGGTGGGCAGTTTTTTATGTGAATCTCTTGTCTCAAGCAGGGGGAAAAAGAGTTATCATGTCTCAAACTCCAAGCTTTGTTTTCATTGTGAAAAGCCAATAAATATCGCAATAAATGGATTGTGTACACCCCTTCCATCATATGGGATAAAACCTTGGTGTAGTATTGTTTATGTTTAATAACGATTTATGAACAAATAAGTAAACAACACTCAAGATGCAAGGGTTAACATTGGGAAAGAATATAAATGTTTCATCAGCCCCATCTGTTGGTTTAATTTAATTGCAGCTTCTCTGGGGTTGCTGTGAACGTgatcaaagaaaaacaaaaaagataaaaaggcGTAGCTCAACTTCAAACATGTTATCTTAAAAGCACAAACTAATAAAATGATCCTAAAGTACTGATTAGTTTAAGACAATCATTAAAATACTGCatttttggtaatttcaaggGCCCTGCTCCAGTTACTCTATTGGATTTGATTCTCTATTGGCGCCAGCTAAAAATGATGGGCATGGCATTATTGTATCCGATTTCCAGACTAATGAACAACCTGTATTGACAGTAGTAGACAAATCAGCAGGGCATGCCCATCATTTAATGTATGCAAACGTAAAAAATGTTGCCTAGAGGTGTGTGATCCTATTACCGTAAGCTTGAATTGAAATGGAAAGTGGCGTAATGCCTTTACGCCAACAGATGAGGGATTAGGAGTAGGATTTGTAGAATTGTATGAACCACCACGTAGTTTCTTGTTTGTCTGGTGATGTACCCAACTGTTTAATAGCAATTATGACATTTTTCGTTTGTTTTAACGCACCcatcttttctctattttctgtTTTTAAACAAGACACTAACGGCCTAATACGGAATAACCAAAAGTGGCCACCAACCAACAACTGTAATCACGGTTAGAGTAATTATGACATTGTAACCAACACTTGCCATTGTTTTGGATTACTCTTAATAGTTGTCCAAAACAAATCAATGCCTTTGAATGTCACTCGAATAGAAACGAACCCACCCATGTTAATAGTTGTACCAgaagaattgaaaaaaagaaaacacttATGTTCATAATGACCATAAAACACGAACCAGAAAATGTTCCATCCACAATATTCATAAACTTGTAAACTTGCATGTCCAAATATCAgccagagagagagagagagaatagCAAGAGCTCATAATTTCTCCTCTAGTGTTTTTCTCCTCTAGTGTTTCAGGATCTGAATAAGATAGGGTAAAATTGCCTACTTCAACACACTTTGCTGCCTGCCATCAGGAATTGCGATCAAAACCACAGGCTTTGAAGGTCTAACAAAGGGAACATCACATCTGAAGTAGCCTTTCCTCTCCAGCTGCAATATCTCTCCTTGCTTTAAATTGCGCATGTTGGAATCTCCAACTGCTGCTATCTCCCTTTTCGTACATGGGTTTAGTACATCTAGGAAATCCTCTCCTTCTTCCAGCTGCATCcacaacaaataaaaaaaaaaaggaaacccGTAAATCCTCATACTAAGCACCACGCACCTTGACCAAGTATCGAATTATCCTGGGACAACAATGAACTAAAATATATGATACTCCCTCCCATGGAGAAGCAGGGTGAAAAATCCTACAACACTGGGTTCAATTTCTAGCACATAATTCGTATTGCATAATTGTCAACAAATAACAATCAACATAACAATCATTCTGCAACATTTGCATATGATTTATGATGCAGCCATGTTCATTGCACATGTGACATTACAAACAGGTATACATGTACATTTGCATGCAGGCACAAACATAATCCTCGATTGATTTTGGcataaaaaggaagagaaacaGCCCTGAACTATGATTGATTTCCTGTTCAAGACAGGATGTTTTCTCTGTCAAATTGTATGAGTCGGTACTAATTTTAAATCTGCAGGAGCACATGGTGAACAGTATTCCACTATTTAGCTTGTgacaattattaattttgaacaAGGACAAAATTGAACCAAAAAGTATAGCTGTAAGTTAACAGTAAGAAGATACCTTCTTCTTTGTTATTAGATAGTCAAACTCCACTAATGAAAGGTTAACGAGTTCGCTTGTTTCTGCTAGCCATGTGAGCTTCAACTTTGTTGTCTTGACAGATCCTTCAAGATGCAAAATTCCTACTAACTGGGTGATGTTTCCATCCTGGTCCTTAATGATATCCTTCACGATGGCATTTCCCCAATCCATTAAGGTAACCTCCTCATCCACTGAGACGCACTCTGCATCAGCATAGTCTATCCATATCCTCCTTGTGTATGTAGTTGCCTTCTCTCCAGCACCATCATACTTTTTATGCCTTGGGATAATGCGAACAAATGGCTCATTAGGACCATTAGTTAAGGTCAACAACACGCGTCGTTCTTCAATAACTGCTGTATGTCTAGGACAAACAGGATCAATGATCTTCTTGTTAATAGTCCAAAGTTTGTCCCATTCCATAAGATTGAGATTTTTTGATGCTCCCTAAAACAAAaggatgaaaaaaattaatattcattGGAATCAAAGCTTATACTCCAAAGCAAACTATGGTACTCCAGAAAATTCATTTACACATTGTGAATGAATCATGCAAACTCACCTGTTCCAAAATAAATTGTATCAAGGCCTCTATTTTCAGACCTCGGCGAACAATTCCTTGGACAGTTGGGAAACGGGGATCATCCCATCCATCTACTTTACCGTTTTGCACAAACCAGAGCAGCTTACGCTTACTAAGAAGCGTATAGACCAAATTCAATCGACTAAACTCATATATGAGTACCTTGTGCATTCCCATATCCTCTTGAATCCTATAGTATTGAGCATTGCGATCGTGATACTCACTAGATCGGAGTGCATGTGTTATGCCTTCTTCAGCATCAACAAATGGACAAGCAAAATCATAAGTTGGGTATATCTTGTACTTGGATCCAATTCGATGGTGGGAAACTGGATTGCAGCGGTAGTACACTGGATCCCTTAGAGATTTGTTTGGATCTTGCATGTCTAACTTCCCACGAAGGCAGCACCGCAAGCCCCTTTCAGAGCCAGCAATCATTTCCTTCCACAacttcaaattctcctccacaCTGTTGTTCCTACATTTTGATTCAATGCCATCCATCCTTTCCTTCTGCATTTCCTCACGTGGCGTATCATCCACATAGGCTTTACCTTCCTGTATCAACTTTTCAGCCATCTCCATTAACTTTGGGAAGTAATCAGAAGTATAGGTGATCTTTTGATACTTGATACCCAAAGTCTCAACATCTTTTATAAGATTTTCTACAAATTCATTGCTTTCTTTGGTTGGATTTGTATCATCAAAGCGCAATATTACTTCACCTTGGTACCTTTGAGCAAAATACTGATTTAATAGGGCTGCTTTAGAGTGCCCTATGTGAAGATAACCGCTAGGTTCAGGAGCAAATCTCAACCGCACCTTCCCAATCTCAGCATCAGGAAGATCTACTTCAGCTGAAGGCCGGCTAGCAACTTTTGCCTTATCGGAAATATCCCCATTTACACTCTTTTGCTCTTTTTGTTTAGCTGCCACTGGCTTTCCCAAGCCTTTTTTGCCAACATAAAAAGCTGTGACTTGCTTTAAGGTATCACTATATTCTGCAGAAACAGAATTGTACCAGCGAACAAGGTTTGGGTACTTGTTTGACTTCCTCATGCTTTCCCATCTTAGCCCAGTTCCTACAGCGCATAGAATATTTGTTAGGTACGGATAGATGGAAAGCAGTGAGAGATTACAttgagaaaaatgaagttATAGTATGATGGTATACAAGATGGAATCTTTTATGGGCTAGtcaaccaaagaaaaaaaaaagaaggataaGATATAAAAGCAGCAGGTCATTTTCCGTTGGTGGTCAGGGAATTAACAGAGATATAAGCTGCAAGGCATACGTGATAAAGGGGAAAAAGTTGGATGAACCAAATGGCATGGTGTAACACAACAAAAAGGATGAATTTTGAAAGTTTACCAGCAAGACCAGACCAGATAGATATGTCAGCAATGGAGAAATAATGAGAAACCAGAAAGGTACGCTTCTCCAAATATGTGTCCAGGAAACCGCAAGCATTCTCAAATTCAGAACCAAATGAAAGGATAGGAGCATACTCCAGCCACTCATCAATCTGGGTAAcggaaagaaaatatattactATCAACTCAAACGAAGCTTTCTTTCTAATAAAAACTATATTTTCCATCAAGTCAAACGGAGCTTTCTTTCtaacaaaaaagagaagaaaaagaacataCTTGGGCGGCATGGAAAGCGTCGTGGCCGTAGAAATTACGAATGGTAGCAAGGCGACCGACGTAGCGGAGAATTACATTAGTTCCATGCAATTTGAGCCTATTTATTACACAAAGACAGAAGggattgaatttattttttttataaaaaaaaaactaaaccGTAAAGtcgaaaattaaaactaagaAGGAAAGCTAAAAGTATACCCGTTTGAGAAAGACAGAgtgggagaagaagaagaagaag from Theobroma cacao cultivar B97-61/B2 chromosome 5, Criollo_cocoa_genome_V2, whole genome shotgun sequence carries:
- the LOC18600654 gene encoding germin-like protein subfamily 2 member 1; protein product: MEAFVALFLTTFALVLGAAVADPDLLQDICVADLSSGVKVNGFPCKNPSSVGADDFFFAGLAKPGFTNNTMGSLVTGANVEKIPGLNTLGVSLSRIDYAPGGLNPPHTHPRATEVVFVLEGELEVGFITTSNVLISKSIRKGEIFVFPKGLVHFQKNIGMMPASVIAAFNSQLPGTQSLAATLFAATPTVPDDILSKAFQIGTKQVQKIKSRLAPKK
- the LOC18600655 gene encoding glutamate--tRNA ligase, cytoplasmic; translated protein: MEEQGSKQFSFPPDSPPLSVIAAAKIAGIDLPIQTSSSSSSSSSPTLSFSNGLKLHGTNVILRYVGRLATIRNFYGHDAFHAAQIDEWLEYAPILSFGSEFENACGFLDTYLEKRTFLVSHYFSIADISIWSGLAGTGLRWESMRKSNKYPNLVRWYNSVSAEYSDTLKQVTAFYVGKKGLGKPVAAKQKEQKSVNGDISDKAKVASRPSAEVDLPDAEIGKVRLRFAPEPSGYLHIGHSKAALLNQYFAQRYQGEVILRFDDTNPTKESNEFVENLIKDVETLGIKYQKITYTSDYFPKLMEMAEKLIQEGKAYVDDTPREEMQKERMDGIESKCRNNSVEENLKLWKEMIAGSERGLRCCLRGKLDMQDPNKSLRDPVYYRCNPVSHHRIGSKYKIYPTYDFACPFVDAEEGITHALRSSEYHDRNAQYYRIQEDMGMHKVLIYEFSRLNLVYTLLSKRKLLWFVQNGKVDGWDDPRFPTVQGIVRRGLKIEALIQFILEQGASKNLNLMEWDKLWTINKKIIDPVCPRHTAVIEERRVLLTLTNGPNEPFVRIIPRHKKYDGAGEKATTYTRRIWIDYADAECVSVDEEVTLMDWGNAIVKDIIKDQDGNITQLVGILHLEGSVKTTKLKLTWLAETSELVNLSLVEFDYLITKKKLEEGEDFLDVLNPCTKREIAAVGDSNMRNLKQGEILQLERKGYFRCDVPFVRPSKPVVLIAIPDGRQQSVLK